Proteins from a single region of Engystomops pustulosus chromosome 5, aEngPut4.maternal, whole genome shotgun sequence:
- the LOC140132593 gene encoding RNA-binding protein 12B-like: protein MSLIVRLQGLPPTADSFDIRQFFLGLNIPRGGVYITGGPYGEAFIVFGTFEDSRYALSLSGRVLKDTFVRLTYSSEEEMRRALEVYQLSLNPATSASYNPEARRALEKRYAGSFSYIYMHGMPIKVTKVEIREFFKGLLVEDVMFLKFINGLRNGNAIVKFGRASDANEGLKLNNIAICGSPVTLKLSNEAEWIKNGGGHGLRMRSPSRSPPRYIRSPPRYIRSPPRYSRYHRRRSRSRSRSRSRSRSPSYRRRRRSPYIREYFVHLINMSNSVEKKDIKKFFFDLDMEDSHITFLVDKNGKRTREAFAKFTTDKDYKRALDLDREVLKGHTVTILPISKGKMNDLIKRMKDRVCKEGSAEKDSPRRSSKDRSSKDRSSKDHSSKDHSSRDRSSKDPSSKERKYLYLRNFAFDVTKADIQKFFPEQTVKEENIILLQDNKGVGLGEALVKFADEKEASKAEEKNNQTYLGIKILLSRITEVQKKALQEENKVEDPVVTEADDIPDFTADIIPDMDCNTEDPTVQINVDAPKQDPKEVEMQTDSESVPNDEAKPTPESDVVEAEPLIQSEPKEECVDEANNVGVDKPNDVGADGAINVVADKTDDVGVGDANEVAGGVDVGDANEVAGGVGVGDANDVGTSGVGVEDANDVGTSGVGVEDANDVGMENSDDVGVEDGNDVGASVVGVDEVTDVGRDEANDGVDEENVIEEPIGEGQGTKKSEVTLLFIRNLPASVTAAEILDFFRDYKVSAVNLKNIEKGVATVRMLNYSAAVSAINALNKKEVGLKQVFLSLF from the coding sequence ATGTCGCTAATTGTCCGGCTGCAGGGTCTCCCTCCTACAGCGGATTCTTTTGATATCCGCCAATTCTTCCTCGGATTGAATATTCCCAGAGGAGGTGTGTACATCACTGGCGGACCATACGGTGAGGCTTTTATTGTATTTGGAACATTTGAAGATTCCCGCTATGCTTTGAGCCTATCTGGCCGTGTTCTTAAGGACACATTTGTCCGTCTAACGTACAGCAGTGAAGAGGAAATGAGACGTGCATTGGAGGTATACCAGCTAAGTCTAAATCCAGCTACATCTGCTTCGTATAACCCAGAGGCTAGAAGAGCCCTTGAAAAAAGATATGCCGGAAGTTTTTCATATATCTACATGCATGGGATGCCAATCAAAGTCACCAAAGTGGAAATCCGAGAGTTTTTTAAGGGACTTCTTGTAGAAGATGTCATGTTTTTGAAATTTATAAACGGTCTTCGAAACGGAAATGCCATTGTCAAGTTTGGAAGAGCTTCAGATGCTAATGAAGGGCTGAAACTTAATAATATTGCCATCTGTGGTTCACCAGTGACACTTAAGCTTTCTAATGAAGCAGAATGGATCAAAAACGGTGGAGGACATGGCTTAAGGATGCGGTCTCCATCTCGGTCACCTCCACGTTATATTCGGTCACCTCCACGTTACATTCGGTCTCCTCCACGCTATTCTCGGTATCACAGGCGCCGGAGCAGGTCCAGATCACGGTCGAGATCACGGTCCAGGTCCCCATCATACAGACGAAGACGTAGGTCACCTTATATACGGGAATACTTTGTACATCTTATTAATATGAGTAACAGCGTTGAGAAGAAGGATATCAAGAAGTTCTTTTTTGACCTTGACATGGAAGACTCTCATATTACATTCCTAGTTGACAAAAACGGTAAAAGAACTAGAGAAGCTTTTGCCAAGTTCACTACAGATAAGGATTATAAAAGAGCGCTGGACTTGGACAGGGAGGTCCTAAAGGGGCATACTGTCACCATTTTGCCCATCAGCAAAGGGAAAATGAATGACTTAATTAAACGTATGAAAGACAGAGTTTGTAAAGAGGGCTCAGCTGAGAAAGACTCTCCAAGACGCTCCTCAAAAGACCGCTCCTCCAAAGATCGCTCTTCGAAAGACCATTCCTCAAAGGATCACTCTTCGAGAGACCGTTCCTCAAAAGACCCCTCCTCAAAAGAACGAAAGTACCTTTATCTGCGTAACTTTGCATTCGATGTCACTAAAGCGGACATCCAGAAATTCTTCCCTGAGCAAACGGTAAAGGAGGAGAACATTATTCTATTACAGGACAATAAAGGAGTTGGACTTGGGGAAGCTTTGGTGAAATTTGCAGATGAAAAAGAGGCGTCTAAAGCTgaagaaaaaaataatcaaacCTATCTGGGAATTAAAATCCTCTTGAGCCGCATTACCGAGGTACAAAAGAAGGCGTTACAGGAGGAAAATAAGGTAGAAGACCCCGTTGTTACTGAGGCGGATGACATTCCCGATTTTACTGCCGATATAATACCTGATATGGATTGTAATACAGAGGACCCAACAGTGCAAATCAATGTAGATGCTCCAAAACAGGACCCCAAAGAGGTAGAGATGCAAACTGATTCAGAAAGTGTCCCCAATGATGAAGCAAAACCCACACCAGAATCGGATGTTGTAGAGGCAGAGCCTTTGATTCAGAGTGAACCCAAAGAGGAATGTGTTGACGAGGCTAATAATGTTGGCGTGGACAAGCCCAATGATGTTGGCGCCGATGGGGCCATTAATGTCGTTGCCGACAAGACCGATGATGTTGGTGTGGGAGATGCCAATGAAGTTGCCGGTGGTGTTGATGTGGGAGATGCCAATGAAGTTGCCGGTGGTGTTGGTGTGGGAGATGCCAATGATGTTGGCACCAGTGGAGTTGGCGTGGAAGATGCCAATGATGTTGGCACCAGTGGTGTTGGCGTGGAAGATGCCAATGATGTTGGCATGGAAAATTCCGATGATGTTGGCGTGGAAGATGGCAACGATGTTGGCGCCAGTGTTGTCGGCGTGGACGAGGTCACTGACGTTGGCCGGGATGAGGCCAATGATGGTGTTGATGAGGAAAATGTCATTGAAGAACCGATTGGAGAAGGTCAAGGGACAAAGAAAAGTGAAGTTACTTTACTCTTCATCAGGAACTTGCCAGCTTCTGTCACGGCTGCCGAAATCTTAGACTTTTTCCGTGACTACAAAGTGAGCGCTGTAAATctcaaaaatattgaaaaaggCGTAGCCACTGTGCGCATGCTCAATTATTCAGCAGCCGTGTCTGCCATTAATGCCCTTAACAAGAAAGAAGTGGGCCTTAAGCAGGTGTTCCTCAGTTTATTTTGA